TGAACTGTTAAAAGCAGGCGGACTTAGCCAGGTCAACAAGTCACATATAGACCTTGCTGTCGCTTACGGAATTCAAGCTAGAATAGCTCTTCTTACAGGCGATTATACAACTGCTTACACTGCTGCAACAAGCGCTATTTCAGCACATGGCAGCGGCGTGGGAAGCTGGAGCGATGTTAAAGTTATTAACGACGCTTCCAAGAGCAATGTGATGTGGGGACTGCTAATTGAGACTTCACAAAACCTAATGGATGATTGGGCTAACTTCCTGTATTTCATGGATGCAGACGTTGCAGAGTCTTACGCTTCCAGAGCAAGAGAGTGCATAGATTACGGTTTGTGGAAATTGATTCCTGCTACCGATTACAGGCTTGCATGGTGGAACGGAGAAATTGCAAATGAAGAGTCAGGAAATTCTAAAGTAAGTTATTGCCAGCAGAAATTTAAGTTCTTAAACTCTGCAGCAGGCACCGGAGATTTCATTCTGATGAGAACGGAAGAGATGGTACTTATTGCAGCAGAGGCGGCATGTCAGAAATCAGATTTCACAAGTGCTAAAACTTATCTGGAAATGCTTGAGTCTAAGAGAGATCCAAACTACGCAGCAAGAATTGCCAGCCTGGATCCTTCAAAAACTTACCAGACAGATACAAAGCTTGCACCGGTTTCTTACATGGATGAAGTGCTGTTTCAAAGAAGAGTTGAGCTATGGAGCGAACTTCCAAGAGTCTTTGATTTGCAGAGACTTGGACTTGGATATACAAGAGACTACACTGGTTCTAACCAAACTCAAAAATGCATAGGAAAGAACACAAGCGCAGGCTCAAAGTATTTCATTCTGCCAATTCCACAAGCGGAAATAGATGGTAACGCAAATATTACATCGGCCGACCAAAATCCTGAGCCATAATGTTTTGCATGGATGATAAAAAATTACAAATTTTAAAATGAAATCATTTATGAAAAAGATATTTTTAATATTAATGGCAGTTGCGGCAGGTGCATTTTTCACCTCATGCAAAAGTATAGACGGGACGGTTTACAAGCCGACAGATGTAAGCGCATCTTTCCCATCTTCCGTTATTCAAATTAATATGCTCCCTGCGGACGGCAACAAATTCCAGGTTCCGCTGTGGAGAGGAAATAAGAACGGCGCGGCATCAGTTCCGGTCACGATAGATGACCCGTCGGGAGCTTTCACCCCATCATCAACTTCTTTTGATTTTGCTGATGGAGAGTCAGTTGCATACATCACATTCTCTTATGCAGACCTGAATAATTTTACTGGAGCGGCAAATGATATCACAATCACTCTAAAAAATGATTCTGATGTTTCCGTTTCCGGCATATCTTCTACTCAGGTACAGGCCAAGAGAAAGCTGACTATGAAGCTGATAGGCAATGGCACATATCACAGCGACTGGCCGGAAGAAGATTGGTCTCAACCCGTTTATGAAGCGGAAGAGGCTCATTACTATGAACTTCCTGACTGCTTCTATAATGACGGATATTCTGCGGCAAAGGGCTACACAATTTGCTTCTCAATAAGCAAGGGCAAAGTAATTTGGCCTGACGAGCAAAACACCGGAGTTTACAGCAGCGGAAGAACCAGCAAAATGTATTTGACTGTAGGCAGTGTAAAACTTACAGGACGCGTAGTTGAAGCTACCGTAGATTACCACTTCCCTGGTGCTGCAAACACAGCCAAGAGATGGTATGAAGGCGGAAGCGCAGCTGATCCTGCATATCCGGAAAGATTCACTTTCCCAGACAGTTATACAATGCCAACAGATTAAAAAATATTCCAGCTGTTGCAGGCAGTAATACTACTGTTTGCAATAGCTGAAATTAAATTTGACAGGTTAGGTTAAAGAACAATATTTAAGTGGAAAATGCCGCCCCAAAAGGACGGCATTTTTTTGTTAGAAAAACCTTCTTTAATAATAGTTACTTATCGGAACCGTCAAAAATATGTTTGGCGTAGTTGTAATTGTACAAATCGTAGAACTTGCGCATACTGTTCATTCTCAACAAGAAAGACTCATAATTTTTGTTCTGGGGCTGGCTCCATTGAACTTCGCACAAAGCAGCAAGACGAGGAAGTATCATATACTCAGCTTGCTGGAAAGTAGGAATATATTCCGTCCATAAGTTTGCCTGCAAACCGCGAATATGTTTTGATTCCTCTTTGCTCAATGATGAAGGGACAGGTTCATAACTGTAAACTTGCCGGACAGGAATGTAGCCCCCTATTGCAAATGGCTCTTTATCAACATTTTTAGCCTGATAATAATCAAAGTATAAATAAGTGTTAGGAGCCATAACCGCATCATGTCCGTTGCGCACGGCAGTCATTCCTCCAACCTCTCCCTGCCATGACATAATAATGTCATCCTTGGCCAGGTCACCTCCTTGAATTTCATCCCATCCAATAATCTCACGCCCCTTTGAAGCAAGATATTTGTCAATGCGTCCTGTGAAATAGTACTGCAACTTGCGGAATGCATTGCTCTTTGCATCTGTCTTATAACCCTCTTTCTCAACAAGTTTCTGGCACAAAGGACATTTTTCCCAATTACTCTCCGGACACTCGTCACCTCCGATATGAATAACTTTCCCAGGGAAAATTTCCATCAGTTCATCCAAAACTCCTTTAACAAATTCAAAAGTTGTCTCTTTGCCAACGCACAAAATTCCGTCAGAAATTCCCCACTGAGTCCAAACGTCTCTTGGCTCTCCGCTGCAGCTAAGCAATGGATATGA
The window above is part of the Bacteroidales bacterium genome. Proteins encoded here:
- a CDS encoding RagB/SusD family nutrient uptake outer membrane protein, translating into MKKIIKNLSIVFIATVLFVAGGCSKQLDTVPTNQATGTTLFENVTNAQTALNGIYRALYTWQLAGGWAGENGGIMAYNLVGCLMGEDQIQHEAGPGWFTDDYKLNVYGYYTTVKGRSYNVWYYFYYIIANTNYILAEENTLSGDASAVKDLMGQAYALRALSYWYLTQYFCQHSSSAPGVPIYTEPTTAKSEGKGRGTVAEDYKQMTADAAKAVELLKAGGLSQVNKSHIDLAVAYGIQARIALLTGDYTTAYTAATSAISAHGSGVGSWSDVKVINDASKSNVMWGLLIETSQNLMDDWANFLYFMDADVAESYASRARECIDYGLWKLIPATDYRLAWWNGEIANEESGNSKVSYCQQKFKFLNSAAGTGDFILMRTEEMVLIAAEAACQKSDFTSAKTYLEMLESKRDPNYAARIASLDPSKTYQTDTKLAPVSYMDEVLFQRRVELWSELPRVFDLQRLGLGYTRDYTGSNQTQKCIGKNTSAGSKYFILPIPQAEIDGNANITSADQNPEP